The bacterium genome window below encodes:
- a CDS encoding glutathione peroxidase, which yields MTNPLSIKMKDINGREVDLAQYQGKVVLAVNTASACGFTPQYKNLEEIHQKYKGKGLVVLGFPSNDFGAQEPGSNEEVKSFCEKNFGVTFQLFSKTSVKEGGDNALFQTLGKTTKQFPAWNFSKYLIDSKGNVTAFKSGAIGPELTDKIEQALQ from the coding sequence ATGACAAACCCGCTTAGTATTAAAATGAAAGACATAAACGGCCGTGAGGTGGACTTGGCCCAGTATCAAGGCAAAGTGGTTTTGGCAGTTAATACCGCAAGCGCCTGCGGATTTACGCCGCAGTATAAAAATTTGGAGGAGATTCATCAAAAATATAAGGGAAAGGGACTTGTGGTACTGGGTTTTCCCTCCAATGATTTTGGCGCACAAGAACCGGGGAGTAATGAAGAAGTAAAAAGTTTTTGTGAAAAAAATTTTGGAGTTACCTTTCAACTGTTCTCTAAAACCAGTGTGAAAGAGGGTGGGGATAATGCTCTTTTTCAAACCTTGGGTAAAACTACCAAACAGTTTCCTGCCTGGAATTTTTCAAAATATCTTATCGACTCTAAAGGGAATGTGACAGCTTTTAAAAGCGGCGCCATTGGTCCGGAATTAACCGATAAAATTGAGCAAGCACTTCAATAA